CGCACGATCCGCCGTTCCCAGAGGAGGACGCCCGCACGCTGCCTCTCGACGTCGGCGGCGTCGCGCACGCCGATCACGTGCAGGTAGAGGATGCGCCGGTCACGATCCGCCTCGACGATGAGCGAGCCGGGGATCAGCGAGGAGGTGACCGCGACGTGGGTCATCACGAGGTCGTCGGCGTACCGCAGCGGCACCGCGATGATCGCGGCTCCCGGCTGGCGACGGAAGTCGAAGACCTGCACCGTGACCGACAGCGCCCCGCGCAGAACGGCGAACAGGAACTGCACGACGAACAGCGCCGCATACCAGACGTTGATGCGTCCGGACAGGGCGACCGTCGGCAGGCGGAACACGCGCGTGACGAACACGGCGACGATCAGTCCGGTGAGGAACGACAGCACGGTGAACTGCGCCCAGAGCAGCATCCAGAGCACGACGAGCCAGGCCAGGAACGGCAGCTGCACGCGGATGTCGCGCCAGAGGTGACGACGGGTGTCTCTCATCCGCTCACCTCGTCTTCCAGCTGCACGAGGCTCACGGGCTGCAGCAGCGCCGAGCCGATGCGGTCGCAGAGGGCGTAAAGAGGACCGGCGAAGATCGTCAGCGCGACGGTGACCGCGACCATCCCTCCGGTCGCGAGCGTCATGATCTTCGGGATGCGGCGCTTCTTCTGCTGGTCGTCGGCGGCGGGCGCGTTGCCGAGGTACGAGATGCGGCCCTCGGTCTCGGTCGAGTCCTCCTCCTCGCGCCAGAACGCGAGGTTCCAGGCGCGCATCAGCGCGTAGAGGGTGAGGAGCGAGGTGACGATGCCGCCGATGATGAGCACGATCATGAGGGGCGTGCCGACGGATGCCGCGGCCTCGAACAGCGCGAACTTGCCGATGAACCCCGAGAACGGTGGCAGGCCGCCGAGGTTGATCGCGGGCACGAAGTAGAGCACGGCGATCACCGGAGCCACCTTCAGCAGTCCCTTGACCCGGAGGATCGAGGTGCTGCCGGCGCGGCGCTCCACGAGCCCGACCGCGAGGAACAGCGTCGTCTGCACGACGATGTGGTGGACGATGTAGTACACCGTGGCGCCGATCGCGGCCGGTGTCGCGATCGCCAGGCCGAAGATCATGTACCCGACGTGGCTCACCAGCGTGAACGACAGGATTCGCTTCAGCTCGGCCTGGGCGACGGCGCCGAGCACGCCGATGATCATGGTGGCCAGGGCGATGATCAGGAGGACCGTGTCGATGCTGTTCGATGCGAACAGCTGCGTCTCGGTGCGGATCAGCGCGTAGACGCCGACCTTGGTCAGCAAGCCGGCGAACACGGCGGTCACCGGGGCCGGGGCGGTCGGGTACGAGTCGGGCAGCCAGAACGACACGGGGAAGATGGCGGCCTTGATGCCGAAGGCGATCACCAGCATGAGATGCAGCACCAGCTGCGTCTCCTGCGGGAGCTCCGACATGCGCTCGGCGATCTGGGCCATGTTGACGGTGCCGAGCGCCCCGTAGATCATCGCGATCGAGGCGAGGAACAGGATCGACGACACCAGCGAGACGACGATGTACACGGCACCGGTGCGGATGCGGGACTCGGTGCTGCCGAGCGTGATCAGCACGTACGACGCCACGAGCAGGATCTCGAAGCCGACGTAGAGATTGAACAGGTCGCCGGCGATGAACGCGTTGAAGATGCCCGCCGCGAGGATCAGGTACGAGGGGTTGAAGATCGAGATCGGCGTCTCGTCTGCGCCGTCGGCGACTCCCTGGCCGATCGAGAACAGGAGGACGGCTAGGAGCACGATGCTGGAGACGAGCACGAGCAGCGCCGACAGCCGGTCGACGTAGAGCACGATGCCGAAGGGCACGGGCCACCCGCCGACGGAGACGGCGAGCGGTGCTCCGGCATCCACCACCACCAGCAGCACCGCGGCGATGACCGACACGATCGCGAGGGTGGCGACCGTGACGAACACCTGCAGGCGGGCGTTCCGTCCGAAGACGAGGGTGACGGCGGCGCCGAGCAGCGGAAGCGCGACGAGGAGCGGAACGAGGGCGGTCATGACCGGTCCCCCTCGTTCTCGGGACGCTCGGCGGGACGGCGTCCTTCCTCGTCGTCGCCCCGGCGGTCCGGCGCGTCGAAGGGGGCGTCGTCGTGGATCGACGGATGGTCGCGCATGTGCAGCACCGTGATCGGCGCGGTCTGCACGCCGACGAAGTCGGTGGTCGCCTCTTCCTCGAGGTTCGCGTCGTCCTCCATGACGTCCTCGTCGGCGTCGGTGCGCTCGCGGAGGGCGATGTCGGCCTCGTCGTCCTCGACGGTGTCGGCCTGGCCCAGCTGCCAGGAGCGGTAGATGAGCGCGAGCAGGAACGCCGACACGGCGAAGGTGATCACGATCGCGGTGAGGGTGAGCGCCTGCGGGAGCGGGTCGCTCATCTCTCCCTCGGTGCCGAAGAACGGCGCGTTGCCCGGCACGCCCATCACGATCAGCAGCAGCAGGTTCGTCGCGTTGCCGAGCAGCAGGAAGCCGATCAGCACGCGTGTGAGGCTGCGCTCCAGCATCGCGTAGACGCCGCAGGCGAAGAGCACCGCCATCACGACGATCAGGGTGAGCGAGACGTCCATCAGCTGCGCACCCCTCCCTGCGTGGGGCTCTCCTGCGGGCGGAGCGCGGACTGGCGGTCGACCTCGGCGCCAAGGCTGCGGAGCACGTCGAGCACGAGTCCGATGACGACGAGGTAGACGCCGACGTCGAAGATCGTCGACGTGACGAACTCCATGTGCCCGATGCCGGGGATCTCCCACTCCCAGAAGGAGCTGGTGAGCGGCGCGAGACCGAAGAACAGCGGGACTACCGCGGTGCCCACCGCGAGGATCAGGCCGGCGCCGAGGAGCCGACCGGCATCCGTGGGTGCCGCAGCTCCCAGCTCCCAGCGACCGCCGGCGATGTAGCGCATGACCAGCGCCATACCCGCGACCAGGCCACCGGCGAAGCCTCCGCCGGGGAGGTTGTGCCCCGCGAAGAGCAGGAAGATCGACACGACGATGATGGTGTGGAACAGGATGCGGACGATCACCTCGAGCAGGATCGAGCGGTTCTCCGGCTTCATCTTCTGCCCGCCGACGAGCCAGGCGCGCGGACTGTTCTCGTTCTCGGCGGTCTGGAAGCGGATGCCCTCGGTGGTCTCGACGAGGGGACGGCTGCGGGCCGCCTTGCGCGTCGCCCGGGGGAGGACCTTGGTCGCGGCGAGCAGATCGGCGCGGTGCGTGACGAACACGAGGGATGCCACGCCGGTCGCGGCGAGCACGAGAACGGACAGCTCGCCCATGGTGTCCCAGCCACGCAGATCGACGAGCGCGACGTTGACGACGTTCTTGCCGTGCCCGATCTCGTAGGCGAGCTTGGGGAAGGCTTCGGAGATCGGTTCGGCGACGCGCGACTGCGTGGCGACCACGGCGACGAACGCCATGGTCACGCCGACGCCGATCGCCAGCAGCGCGCGGGGGATCCGGCTCACCGACGCGTTGTGCTCGCCCATGCGCGCCGGGAGGCGTCGGAGGACGAGCGCGAACGTCACCATCGTGACCGTCTCGACGAGGATCTGGGTAAGCGCGAGGTCGGGTGCGCCACTGGTGGCGAAGAGCGCGACCATGCCGAGCCCGGTCACCGACACCAGGACGACACCGGTGTAGCGCTTCTGCGCGCGCACGGCGAAGACGCCGGCCACCGCCATGATCGGCGCGACCGCGATCTGCGCCGGGGTGTGCCAGGCCGAGAGGTTGTAGCGATCGACGTCGCTCGCGATCAGCGCGGTCACCTCGGCGGCGACGAAGACCACGAAGATGGTGCCGACGTAGACGGGCAGAGAACCCCGCTGCGTGAGCGTGGTGCTGAGCACCGAAAGGCGGTCGATCCCGCGCATCACGAGGTAGTAGGCGTCGGCGGCCGTGAAGGGCAGCATCCGCGCCTTGGCGTCCCAGCCGGTGCGGCGGGTCAGCCAGAAGATCCCGAAGCCGAGGAGGATCGTCAGGATCGAGATGCCGAGCGCAGGTTCGAGACCGTGCCAGAGCGCGAGGTGTCCTGGGCCTTCGACAGCCTCGCCCGCGGCGTCGAGTCCGGGGGTCGCGGTGAGGGCGTAGCCCTGCAGCGCCACGTCGAGCGCCGGTGCTCCGATGCCCGCGGCGAGGGTCACGCCGGCGAGGATGATCGGCGCCGACAGGAAGCCGACCGGCGGGTCGGGCCACGCGGTGTCGGGCATCCGCTGCCCCTGCTCGTCGCGCTTCGTCCAGAACGCACCCCAGAGGAAGCGGATGCCATATGCCGCGGTGAGCATGGACCCGAGGCTGACGCCGATGATCGCCACGAGACCCCACGGCGAACCGTGCAGTCCGTCGTCGAGGAGCGCCGTGAGAGTGGATTCCTTGGCGACGAAGCCGATGGTCGGGGCGATGCCGGCCATGGAGGCCACCGAGATGAATGCCGCGGTCGCCATGACGGGAGCCTGTCTGCCGACGCCGGACAGCTCGGTGATGTCACGCGTGGAGAGCTGACGGTCGATCACGCCGACGATCAGGAAGAGGGCCGACTTGAAGAGCGCGTGACCGATCACCAGGGCGAGGCCTGCCAGTGCCGTCGCCTGCGTGCCGTAGCCCACGACGAGGGCGAAGAAGCCGAGCTGGCTGACCGTGCCGAAGGCGAGGATGCGCTTGAGGTCCGTCTCGCGCAGCGCCTGGATGCCGCCGAGCAGCATGGTCACGATCCCCAGCGTGATGACGATCGGACGCCAGGGACCGCTGAACGCGAAGATCGGCGCGAAGCGCGCGATCAGGTAGATGCCGGCCTTCACCATGGCGGCGGCGTGCAGATAGGCGCTCACCGGTGTCGGGGCGGCCATCGCACCGGGAAGCCAGAAGTGGAAGGGGAACAGCGCCGATTTGCTGATGGCGCCGATCAGCAGCATCACGATCGCGGCATCGATGATCGGTCCGGTGGGTGCGATCTCGAGGATCTCCCGGATGCTGCTCGTTCCGGCATCCACCACGAGGAGCACGACCCCGACGAACATCACGAGACCGCCGAGCGTCGTGACCAG
This genomic interval from Microbacterium sp. LWH11-1.2 contains the following:
- a CDS encoding Na+/H+ antiporter subunit E, which produces MRDTRRHLWRDIRVQLPFLAWLVVLWMLLWAQFTVLSFLTGLIVAVFVTRVFRLPTVALSGRINVWYAALFVVQFLFAVLRGALSVTVQVFDFRRQPGAAIIAVPLRYADDLVMTHVAVTSSLIPGSLIVEADRDRRILYLHVIGVRDAADVERQRAGVLLWERRIVRALGDPEQYRALKADERSVGVGGSPRGGAR
- a CDS encoding Na+/H+ antiporter subunit D, translated to MTALVPLLVALPLLGAAVTLVFGRNARLQVFVTVATLAIVSVIAAVLLVVVDAGAPLAVSVGGWPVPFGIVLYVDRLSALLVLVSSIVLLAVLLFSIGQGVADGADETPISIFNPSYLILAAGIFNAFIAGDLFNLYVGFEILLVASYVLITLGSTESRIRTGAVYIVVSLVSSILFLASIAMIYGALGTVNMAQIAERMSELPQETQLVLHLMLVIAFGIKAAIFPVSFWLPDSYPTAPAPVTAVFAGLLTKVGVYALIRTETQLFASNSIDTVLLIIALATMIIGVLGAVAQAELKRILSFTLVSHVGYMIFGLAIATPAAIGATVYYIVHHIVVQTTLFLAVGLVERRAGSTSILRVKGLLKVAPVIAVLYFVPAINLGGLPPFSGFIGKFALFEAAASVGTPLMIVLIIGGIVTSLLTLYALMRAWNLAFWREEEDSTETEGRISYLGNAPAADDQQKKRRIPKIMTLATGGMVAVTVALTIFAGPLYALCDRIGSALLQPVSLVQLEDEVSG
- a CDS encoding Na+/H+ antiporter subunit A, with the protein product MLTLLAVFLLGSLLMPVLVRWLGSQAFIIAALIPAAAFVHALVRTPEVLDGSAPFVSIPWIPQLGLNLSMHMDVLGWVLTLIVTGVGALVLLYCRWYFLDDSAGIGSFAGVLLGFAGAMYGLVLTDDLVMLVMFWEVTSILSYLLIGHYRRRAVSRRAALQALLVTTLGGLVMFVGVVLLVVDAGTSSIREILEIAPTGPIIDAAIVMLLIGAISKSALFPFHFWLPGAMAAPTPVSAYLHAAAMVKAGIYLIARFAPIFAFSGPWRPIVITLGIVTMLLGGIQALRETDLKRILAFGTVSQLGFFALVVGYGTQATALAGLALVIGHALFKSALFLIVGVIDRQLSTRDITELSGVGRQAPVMATAAFISVASMAGIAPTIGFVAKESTLTALLDDGLHGSPWGLVAIIGVSLGSMLTAAYGIRFLWGAFWTKRDEQGQRMPDTAWPDPPVGFLSAPIILAGVTLAAGIGAPALDVALQGYALTATPGLDAAGEAVEGPGHLALWHGLEPALGISILTILLGFGIFWLTRRTGWDAKARMLPFTAADAYYLVMRGIDRLSVLSTTLTQRGSLPVYVGTIFVVFVAAEVTALIASDVDRYNLSAWHTPAQIAVAPIMAVAGVFAVRAQKRYTGVVLVSVTGLGMVALFATSGAPDLALTQILVETVTMVTFALVLRRLPARMGEHNASVSRIPRALLAIGVGVTMAFVAVVATQSRVAEPISEAFPKLAYEIGHGKNVVNVALVDLRGWDTMGELSVLVLAATGVASLVFVTHRADLLAATKVLPRATRKAARSRPLVETTEGIRFQTAENENSPRAWLVGGQKMKPENRSILLEVIVRILFHTIIVVSIFLLFAGHNLPGGGFAGGLVAGMALVMRYIAGGRWELGAAAPTDAGRLLGAGLILAVGTAVVPLFFGLAPLTSSFWEWEIPGIGHMEFVTSTIFDVGVYLVVIGLVLDVLRSLGAEVDRQSALRPQESPTQGGVRS
- a CDS encoding Na(+)/H(+) antiporter subunit C, which gives rise to MDVSLTLIVVMAVLFACGVYAMLERSLTRVLIGFLLLGNATNLLLLIVMGVPGNAPFFGTEGEMSDPLPQALTLTAIVITFAVSAFLLALIYRSWQLGQADTVEDDEADIALRERTDADEDVMEDDANLEEEATTDFVGVQTAPITVLHMRDHPSIHDDAPFDAPDRRGDDEEGRRPAERPENEGDRS